One region of Posidoniimonas polymericola genomic DNA includes:
- a CDS encoding AraC family transcriptional regulator: MAVKLKRRSVALLIETSNAYARGLMDGVVAYQRQHARWSIYMGEHERRASPPLWLREWKGDGIIARIENEAVAEKVRRLNVPTVDVSAARLIGNIPCVETDDKEIADQGARHLASRGFRSLAFCGDRSFLWSNAREDQFAAVCKELGLECSLFMAKSVHDDDYSSTQERDRLRKWLKKLSKPVGVMACYDFRGQQILDICREIAVAVPEQVSVVGVDNDERLCSICTPPLSSVIPDAYGAGYKAAELLDQIMNGEAVTSEVYRMPPLGIAERRSSDIFAIDDEDIIAAERYIREHACEGIAIADILKAVPLSRRALEYRFRKLLHRTPHQEIIRIRIERVKALLRETDLPLAAIAMRAGFAHADYLSVAFKKVTGVPPSAYRKQNSKVASY, from the coding sequence ATGGCCGTCAAGCTCAAGCGTCGCTCGGTGGCGTTGCTCATCGAGACCTCCAACGCCTACGCCCGAGGACTGATGGACGGGGTTGTCGCCTACCAGCGGCAGCACGCGCGGTGGTCGATCTACATGGGAGAGCACGAGCGGCGAGCAAGCCCGCCGCTCTGGCTCCGGGAGTGGAAGGGCGATGGCATTATCGCCCGCATCGAGAACGAGGCGGTCGCCGAAAAGGTCCGCCGGCTGAATGTGCCGACCGTCGACGTCAGCGCCGCACGGCTGATCGGAAACATCCCCTGCGTCGAGACCGACGACAAAGAAATCGCCGACCAGGGCGCGCGGCACCTGGCGAGCCGCGGTTTCCGCTCGCTGGCGTTCTGCGGCGACCGATCCTTCCTGTGGTCCAACGCCCGCGAGGATCAGTTCGCCGCGGTCTGCAAGGAACTCGGCCTGGAGTGCAGCCTGTTTATGGCCAAGTCCGTGCACGACGACGACTACTCGTCCACCCAGGAACGCGACCGGCTCCGCAAGTGGCTCAAAAAGCTGTCGAAGCCGGTCGGCGTGATGGCGTGCTACGACTTCCGCGGCCAGCAGATCCTCGATATCTGCCGCGAGATCGCGGTCGCGGTGCCGGAGCAGGTCTCGGTGGTGGGCGTCGACAACGACGAGCGGCTCTGCTCGATCTGCACGCCGCCGCTGTCGAGCGTCATCCCGGACGCGTACGGCGCCGGCTACAAGGCCGCCGAGTTACTCGACCAGATAATGAACGGCGAGGCGGTGACCTCGGAGGTCTACCGGATGCCGCCGCTCGGGATCGCCGAACGCCGCTCGAGCGATATCTTCGCCATCGACGACGAGGACATCATTGCCGCCGAACGCTACATCCGCGAGCACGCCTGCGAGGGCATTGCTATTGCAGACATCCTGAAAGCGGTTCCACTTTCGCGGCGGGCGCTCGAGTACCGCTTCCGCAAGCTGCTGCACCGCACGCCGCACCAGGAGATCATCCGCATCCGCATCGAGCGGGTGAAGGCGCTGCTCCGCGAGACCGACCTGCCGCTGGCGGCGATCGCGATGCGGGCCGGATTCGCCCACGCCGACTACCTCTCGGTCGCGTTCAAGAAGGTGACCGGCGTGCCGCCCAGCGCCTACCGGAAACAGAACAGCAAGGTCGCGTCGTATTGA
- a CDS encoding lactonase family protein has product MLCTPSILLRQSLVATIGLLSVCLQTPSARSGEQVELTAYVGTYTGQTTRGIYRLDVAIDGDQVEGAADLVAETENPSYLTLTADRQRVYAVGEITDYQGKQAGKLIAYRREDDGRLAKLNEVAVCGGAPCYVSLDRDERFALVANYADGTVCSLPILASGELGAVASSRQHAGSSVIKNRQQGPHAHCVVADPTNRFVLATDLGADKIFVYRFDAKTGELTPHDPPALAMPPGSGPRHLTFHPNGRLAVVINELNGTLTSMSWDADSGRLAIVDSESTLPPNVKQKSCADVHVHPNGRFVYGSNRGHDSIAVFAIDASTGELDPVDHVPARVKTPRNIALTPSGDYLFAGGQYSGDISVFAVDPESGGLEPVGELFAAPTPVCIRFAGRE; this is encoded by the coding sequence ATGCTCTGTACGCCCTCAATCTTGCTGCGGCAGTCCCTTGTTGCGACGATCGGACTGCTAAGCGTGTGCTTGCAGACTCCCTCCGCGCGGTCCGGCGAGCAGGTGGAGCTCACCGCTTACGTCGGCACCTACACCGGCCAGACAACCAGAGGCATCTACCGTCTGGACGTGGCGATTGACGGCGACCAGGTCGAGGGCGCCGCCGACTTAGTGGCAGAAACCGAGAACCCGTCCTATTTGACGCTGACGGCGGACCGCCAGCGTGTCTACGCGGTTGGCGAGATCACCGACTACCAGGGGAAACAGGCCGGCAAGCTGATTGCCTACCGGCGCGAGGACGACGGCCGCCTCGCCAAGCTCAACGAAGTCGCCGTGTGCGGGGGCGCGCCGTGCTATGTCTCGCTCGACCGGGACGAACGTTTTGCGTTGGTCGCGAACTACGCCGACGGGACTGTCTGTTCGCTGCCAATCCTCGCGTCGGGGGAGTTGGGAGCAGTCGCCTCTAGTCGGCAGCACGCTGGCAGCAGCGTCATCAAGAACCGGCAGCAGGGCCCGCACGCCCACTGCGTCGTCGCGGACCCGACCAACAGGTTCGTGCTGGCGACCGACCTTGGGGCCGACAAGATCTTCGTCTACCGGTTCGACGCCAAAACCGGCGAGCTCACTCCGCACGATCCGCCGGCGCTCGCGATGCCGCCCGGCTCGGGGCCGCGGCACCTAACCTTCCACCCCAACGGCAGGCTGGCGGTGGTCATTAACGAGCTGAACGGAACGCTCACCTCGATGAGCTGGGACGCCGACTCGGGCCGACTCGCGATTGTCGACTCCGAGAGCACCCTGCCACCGAATGTAAAGCAAAAGTCGTGCGCCGATGTCCACGTGCACCCCAACGGGCGTTTCGTTTACGGTTCGAACCGCGGCCACGACAGCATCGCCGTGTTCGCGATCGACGCGTCGACCGGCGAGCTCGATCCGGTCGACCACGTGCCCGCGCGGGTGAAGACTCCCCGCAACATCGCGCTCACGCCGTCGGGCGACTACCTGTTCGCCGGCGGGCAGTATTCGGGCGACATCAGCGTGTTTGCGGTTGACCCCGAGTCGGGTGGATTGGAGCCGGTCGGCGAGCTGTTTGCGGCGCCGACGCCGGTTTGCATCCGGTTCGCGGGGCGAGAATAA
- a CDS encoding mechanosensitive ion channel family protein: MYFLPLAQQTPSESPGDAAELDTLEIHDLNDATQTIIASLSSMLNDFLARLPLIAAAFLVIGLTWLAAAIADRVTRRTLARVRLRRSLKDLVRQIVYAAVWVVGLLVAAVIVFPGMTPSRVLTVFGLSSIAIGFAFKDIVENFFAGVLILWRFPFETGDFIECDGIEGAVEETTIRMTTLRQVDGQLIVLPNARLFKSPVRVMTSRRVRRAQLICGVDYGTDLAAAQQALTEALTQCELVSKDPPPEVFAREFGGSSIDFEICWWSGSTPKEQRAARDQVVQAIKSQLDNARIEIPFPHRTLTFKEPLRHAPSEADQA, from the coding sequence ATGTACTTCTTGCCGCTCGCGCAGCAGACCCCATCTGAATCTCCCGGCGATGCGGCCGAGCTCGATACGCTCGAGATCCACGACCTGAACGACGCCACCCAGACGATCATCGCCAGCTTGTCGTCGATGCTTAACGACTTTTTGGCGCGTCTGCCGCTGATCGCCGCAGCGTTCTTGGTGATCGGCCTTACGTGGTTGGCGGCGGCCATCGCGGACCGGGTTACTCGCCGCACGCTGGCCCGGGTGCGGCTGCGCAGGAGCCTGAAGGACCTGGTCCGGCAGATTGTGTACGCGGCGGTGTGGGTCGTTGGCCTGCTGGTGGCCGCGGTGATTGTGTTCCCCGGAATGACGCCGTCGCGGGTGCTCACCGTGTTCGGCCTGAGCTCGATCGCGATTGGTTTCGCGTTCAAGGACATTGTCGAAAACTTCTTCGCCGGCGTGCTCATCCTCTGGCGGTTCCCGTTCGAGACCGGCGACTTTATCGAGTGCGACGGGATCGAAGGGGCGGTCGAGGAGACCACCATCCGCATGACCACGCTGCGGCAGGTCGACGGCCAGCTGATCGTGCTGCCCAACGCCCGGCTGTTCAAGTCGCCGGTGCGGGTCATGACCAGCCGCCGGGTGCGTCGCGCCCAGTTGATCTGCGGGGTCGACTACGGGACCGACCTGGCCGCCGCGCAGCAAGCACTTACTGAGGCGTTGACGCAGTGCGAGTTGGTTTCGAAGGACCCGCCGCCAGAGGTGTTCGCCCGCGAGTTTGGCGGGTCGAGCATCGACTTCGAGATCTGCTGGTGGAGCGGCTCGACGCCCAAGGAGCAGCGGGCAGCGCGTGACCAGGTGGTGCAGGCGATCAAGTCGCAGCTCGACAACGCGCGGATCGAGATCCCGTTCCCGCACCGCACGCTGACTTTCAAGGAGCCGCTGCGGCATGCTCCGTCCGAGGCCGACCAGGCATAG
- a CDS encoding formylmethanofuran dehydrogenase subunit A — translation MTMLKISGATLHDPVNGIDGRVVDLWVDNGRVIQPPSEPAVRPDRVIDARGLVAMPGGVDMHCHIAGPKVNAARRLRCDDKRATDQRLARREGFRSGTLGSVPSTFTTGYKYAGLGYTTAFDAAVPPIAARHAHLELADTPCIDKGFYVLLGNNHYVMDCLKQGDPARLRSYLAWLLGTTKGYAPKLVNPGGVEVWKQTGQGALQGLEDKLPHYGVTPRQIIRGVAQAAGELGLPHPVHLHCNQLGMPGNWRTTLASMQALEGCRAHLTHIQFHSYGGGGEDEGTLCSRVEPLVDYVNSHGNLTVDVGQVLFGATTSMTGDGPLGHYLYKTTGDRWYCHDTEVEAGCGVLPMEYKHKNLFNALQWAVGLEWHLLIDDPWRLALSTDSPNGGSFLAYPELIRLLMDRDHRNAVLAGCPPELRDRCGLAGIDREYTLQEIAIITRASPARILGLTNKGRLDVGADADITLYTPSDNAAEMFALPRYVIKGGEVIIDDYEPCAAPDGKTLCVAPEFDAAPLADLERWFASEYSVQLSHYGIRDDELAAVEVTPSNDAAG, via the coding sequence ATGACGATGCTTAAGATCTCCGGCGCCACGCTGCACGACCCCGTCAACGGAATCGACGGGCGGGTTGTCGACCTGTGGGTCGACAATGGCCGCGTGATCCAACCGCCGTCAGAGCCGGCGGTCAGGCCCGACCGAGTGATCGACGCGCGGGGGCTGGTGGCGATGCCGGGCGGGGTGGACATGCACTGTCACATCGCCGGCCCCAAAGTCAACGCCGCCCGGCGGCTGCGCTGCGACGACAAACGGGCAACCGACCAGCGGCTAGCCCGGCGAGAGGGTTTCCGGAGCGGTACGCTCGGGAGCGTTCCGAGCACCTTCACCACCGGCTACAAGTACGCCGGGCTGGGGTACACCACGGCGTTCGACGCGGCCGTGCCGCCGATCGCCGCGCGGCACGCGCACCTGGAGCTGGCCGACACGCCGTGCATCGACAAGGGCTTTTACGTCCTGCTCGGGAACAACCACTACGTGATGGACTGCCTCAAGCAGGGCGACCCGGCGCGGCTCCGGTCGTACCTGGCGTGGCTACTGGGGACGACCAAGGGGTACGCGCCCAAGCTGGTCAACCCCGGCGGGGTCGAAGTCTGGAAGCAAACAGGGCAGGGCGCCCTGCAGGGGCTCGAAGACAAGCTGCCGCACTACGGCGTTACGCCGCGGCAGATCATCCGCGGCGTCGCCCAGGCGGCGGGCGAGCTCGGCCTGCCCCACCCGGTGCACCTGCACTGCAACCAGCTGGGGATGCCGGGCAACTGGCGGACGACGCTGGCTAGCATGCAGGCGCTGGAGGGCTGCCGCGCCCACCTGACCCACATCCAGTTCCACAGCTACGGCGGCGGCGGCGAGGACGAGGGGACACTCTGCAGCCGCGTCGAGCCGCTGGTCGACTATGTTAACAGCCACGGCAACCTAACCGTCGACGTTGGCCAGGTGCTGTTCGGCGCCACGACCAGCATGACCGGCGACGGGCCGCTCGGGCACTACCTCTACAAGACCACCGGCGACCGCTGGTACTGCCACGACACCGAAGTCGAGGCCGGCTGCGGCGTGCTGCCGATGGAGTACAAGCACAAGAACCTGTTCAACGCCCTGCAGTGGGCGGTCGGCCTCGAGTGGCACCTGCTAATCGACGACCCGTGGCGGCTGGCGCTCAGCACCGACAGCCCCAACGGCGGCTCGTTCCTCGCCTACCCCGAACTGATCCGACTGCTGATGGATCGCGACCACCGTAACGCCGTCTTGGCGGGGTGCCCGCCCGAACTGCGGGACCGCTGCGGCCTGGCCGGGATCGACCGCGAGTACACGCTGCAGGAGATTGCGATTATCACCCGGGCGAGCCCGGCGCGGATCCTCGGCCTGACGAACAAGGGCCGCCTCGACGTCGGCGCCGACGCCGACATCACGCTCTACACGCCGAGCGACAACGCCGCGGAGATGTTCGCCCTGCCGCGGTACGTGATCAAGGGGGGCGAGGTCATCATCGACGACTACGAGCCGTGCGCCGCGCCCGACGGCAAGACCCTCTGCGTCGCGCCGGAGTTCGACGCGGCGCCGTTGGCGGATCTGGAGCGCTGGTTCGCCAGCGAGTACTCCGTGCAGCTCAGCCACTACGGCATCCGCGACGACGAGCTGGCCGCGGTCGAGGTGACCCCAAGCAACGACGCCGCGGGGTAG